One genomic window of Polyangium aurulentum includes the following:
- a CDS encoding GH92 family glycosyl hydrolase has translation MSPRIPPLFHSCAPLVAIVLGAAGCTLEPQPIPGSPATPVEDPLAYVDPFIGSGGFAYAHGSAFPGAAAPFGLVKVGPDTRGPYGVIRFLHYSGYWYGDDFVQGFSHLHLHGTGATDYGVLSVMPTGAFDASRLTVEANEAHMDKAREKARPGYYTTYLDEAGIEAELSATRHGAHHRYTFAPGVSEGHLLFDLDHHLDSGAVSHAEVTLDPATGTIRGVVHSMGEMSDGFGGYDVFFDARARSPWKTARVWSEGTAPAEGLTANGKKVGFDLAFDLADGAPVELQVGISLVSLENAGKNRQAELPAWDFEATQQKTRKDWEPLVGAVRVFGGSDADRRIFYSSLYRAFLMPTASSDVDGSYRYGGQVRTAEGFSFLTDQSLWDTYRTVTPLYNLIAPEAARDTARSLHAMAEIGGFFPKWPIATGEAGTMLGASADIVMADTYIKGVTDFDAEGAYAILRAAAADTAEPPGGRGGREYAVTYMQHGYVPADIGRSASHTLEYAHDDLALANFAGALGLADDEAMFRERAISHRELFDPAVGFIRERNADGTFPPGFDPYTLTDHYAEANAWHSLWAQHDIPGVAELLGGQDAFVEKLGEFFDNAIADLAERPIEDKFASSTPRYDYWHGNETSIHAAYGFAQVGRPDLTQKYARWVMEAHYVDAPHGLAGNDDGGTLSSWYVFAAAGFYPIPGTDRYVIGAPLFPRMEIRVKGGTLVIEAPEASAENLYVQSVTWNEAPLDKPELRHGDIAQGGTLRFEMGPSPGAWGRTD, from the coding sequence ATGTCTCCACGCATCCCGCCCCTCTTCCACTCCTGTGCGCCGCTCGTCGCGATCGTCCTGGGCGCCGCGGGCTGTACGCTCGAACCGCAGCCAATCCCGGGGAGCCCGGCGACGCCCGTCGAAGATCCGCTCGCGTACGTCGATCCCTTCATCGGCTCGGGCGGCTTCGCCTACGCGCACGGAAGCGCGTTTCCCGGGGCAGCCGCGCCTTTTGGCCTCGTCAAGGTGGGTCCCGACACCCGCGGGCCCTACGGCGTCATAAGATTTTTGCATTATTCCGGTTATTGGTACGGCGATGACTTCGTGCAGGGCTTCTCCCACCTGCACCTCCACGGCACGGGCGCGACCGATTACGGCGTGCTCAGCGTGATGCCGACCGGCGCATTCGATGCGTCGCGCCTGACGGTCGAGGCCAACGAGGCGCACATGGACAAGGCGCGCGAGAAGGCACGACCCGGCTACTACACGACGTACCTCGACGAGGCCGGCATCGAGGCCGAGCTTTCGGCGACGCGCCACGGCGCGCACCACCGCTACACCTTCGCCCCCGGCGTGAGCGAGGGGCATCTGCTCTTCGATCTCGACCACCACCTCGACAGCGGCGCGGTCAGCCACGCCGAGGTCACGCTCGATCCCGCGACGGGGACGATCCGCGGCGTCGTGCACAGCATGGGCGAGATGTCGGACGGCTTCGGCGGCTACGACGTGTTCTTCGACGCGAGGGCGCGCTCTCCCTGGAAGACGGCGCGCGTCTGGAGCGAGGGAACGGCGCCGGCCGAGGGCCTCACGGCGAACGGCAAGAAGGTCGGATTCGATCTCGCCTTCGACCTCGCGGACGGCGCGCCCGTGGAGTTGCAGGTCGGAATCTCGCTCGTATCGCTCGAGAATGCCGGGAAGAACCGGCAGGCCGAGCTTCCTGCCTGGGATTTCGAGGCCACGCAGCAGAAGACGCGAAAGGACTGGGAGCCGCTCGTCGGGGCGGTCAGGGTCTTCGGCGGCAGCGACGCCGATCGGCGCATCTTCTATTCGTCGCTCTACCGGGCGTTTCTCATGCCCACGGCCTCGAGCGACGTGGACGGCAGCTATCGTTACGGCGGCCAGGTCCGCACGGCCGAAGGTTTTTCTTTCCTCACCGACCAGTCGCTCTGGGACACCTATCGCACGGTCACGCCGCTCTACAATCTGATCGCGCCCGAGGCCGCGCGCGACACGGCGCGCTCGCTGCACGCGATGGCCGAGATCGGGGGATTCTTCCCGAAATGGCCCATCGCGACGGGCGAGGCGGGGACGATGCTCGGCGCGAGCGCGGACATCGTCATGGCCGACACGTACATCAAGGGCGTCACCGATTTCGACGCCGAGGGAGCCTACGCGATCCTGCGCGCGGCGGCGGCCGACACCGCGGAGCCTCCCGGCGGGCGGGGCGGGCGGGAGTACGCGGTGACCTACATGCAACACGGCTACGTGCCCGCCGACATCGGCCGATCGGCGTCCCATACGCTCGAATACGCGCACGACGATCTCGCCCTCGCCAATTTCGCGGGCGCGCTGGGCCTTGCGGACGACGAGGCGATGTTCCGCGAGCGCGCGATCAGCCACCGCGAGCTCTTCGATCCCGCCGTGGGCTTCATCCGCGAGAGGAACGCCGACGGCACCTTCCCGCCCGGCTTCGACCCGTACACGCTCACCGACCATTACGCCGAGGCGAACGCGTGGCACAGCCTGTGGGCGCAGCACGACATCCCGGGCGTCGCCGAGCTGCTCGGCGGCCAGGACGCCTTCGTGGAGAAGCTCGGCGAGTTCTTCGACAACGCAATCGCGGACCTCGCCGAGCGCCCCATCGAGGACAAGTTCGCATCGTCCACGCCGCGCTACGACTACTGGCACGGCAACGAGACGAGCATCCACGCGGCCTACGGCTTCGCGCAGGTCGGCCGGCCCGATCTGACGCAAAAGTACGCGCGCTGGGTGATGGAGGCGCATTACGTGGACGCGCCGCACGGCCTCGCTGGCAACGACGACGGCGGCACGCTCTCGTCGTGGTACGTCTTCGCGGCCGCGGGTTTCTATCCGATCCCCGGCACCGACCGCTACGTGATCGGCGCGCCGCTCTTCCCGCGCATGGAGATCCGGGTGAAGGGCGGCACGCTCGTGATCGAGGCGCCCGAGGCCTCGGCGGAGAACCTCTACGTGCAGTCCGTCACCTGGAACGAGGCGCCCCTCGACAAACCCGAGCTGCGGCACGGGGACATCGCGCAGGGCGGCACCCTGCGCTTCGAAATGGGACCCTCGCCCGGCGCGTGGGGCCGAACGGATTGA
- a CDS encoding threonine ammonia-lyase, which translates to MTERLSPVPPRHILAAARRLERSGLVRRTPTEQSRPLSARLGADVYQKLEIFQPTGSFKPRGSANKILRLRDEEPDAFRRGFVAASAGNHGLGVSHAASALGARATLVVPRTVSPAKLEALWRYPVELIVSVGNYDVAEAEGRKLAKERGLVFISPYNDPDVIAGAGTVGLEVLEDLSEVDAILVPVGGGGLIAGIALWVKAVAPRVRIIGVQSDAYPAMQASLAAGQLVTAADKPSLADGLAGNIEAGSITFDLCRRFVDDVVLVTEEEIAEAIRYFVREEQLLVEGSGAVGAAALLAGKIDPGRLGTARPKIVDVVTGRNIAEARLRDIMAMPAAPAPPAD; encoded by the coding sequence GTGACCGAACGATTGTCCCCCGTGCCCCCCCGGCACATCCTCGCGGCGGCGCGGCGACTCGAGAGGAGCGGCCTCGTCCGGCGCACGCCGACCGAGCAAAGCCGCCCGCTCTCGGCGCGCCTCGGCGCGGACGTCTACCAGAAGCTCGAGATCTTTCAGCCGACCGGCTCTTTCAAGCCCCGCGGCTCGGCGAACAAGATCCTGCGCCTGCGCGACGAGGAGCCCGACGCATTCCGGCGCGGATTCGTGGCCGCCTCGGCCGGCAATCACGGCCTCGGCGTGAGCCACGCGGCGTCGGCCCTCGGAGCGCGCGCCACGCTGGTCGTCCCGCGGACGGTTTCACCTGCCAAGCTCGAGGCGCTCTGGCGCTATCCGGTCGAGCTCATCGTGTCGGTCGGCAATTACGACGTCGCCGAGGCGGAGGGCCGCAAGCTCGCGAAGGAGCGCGGGCTCGTCTTCATCTCGCCTTACAACGACCCCGACGTCATCGCGGGCGCGGGCACGGTGGGGCTCGAGGTGCTCGAGGACCTGTCGGAGGTCGACGCGATCCTCGTGCCCGTGGGCGGCGGTGGTCTCATTGCGGGCATCGCGCTCTGGGTGAAGGCGGTGGCGCCGCGGGTGCGCATCATCGGCGTGCAGAGCGACGCCTACCCGGCCATGCAAGCCTCGCTCGCCGCCGGCCAGCTCGTCACGGCCGCCGACAAGCCGAGCCTGGCGGATGGTTTGGCGGGGAATATCGAGGCCGGATCGATCACGTTCGACCTCTGCCGGCGGTTCGTCGACGACGTGGTGCTGGTGACCGAGGAGGAGATCGCGGAGGCGATCCGCTACTTCGTGCGTGAAGAGCAGCTCCTCGTCGAGGGCTCGGGCGCGGTGGGCGCGGCGGCGCTGCTCGCGGGCAAGATCGATCCCGGGCGGCTCGGCACGGCGCGGCCGAAGATCGTGGACGTCGTCACGGGCAGGAACATCGCGGAGGCGAGGCTGCGCGATATCATGGCGATGCCTGCGGCGCCGGCTCCGCCTGCGGATTGA
- a CDS encoding amidohydrolase family protein, translating into MIRSDTQGRRALGLFAALAPLVIALSPGCTCADAPPKADASASGDKAPIDAHLHLTGTDVVPDLLAVLDRRGIGRAVVLSTPDVTAGRGGQGLDGYRAGNEAVLRAAAENAGRFVPFVTLDLARDTPEYLDDLLRRGACGVKLYDGHHLFHERRLDDAAHRPLFAMIEARRVPLLLHVNTARYRDELSGLLGAFPKLAAVCAHLCGSRTDLDRFESIRDAFPDLLFDTSHGSAEPATQGFAYLEKERARFRAILEKTPERFLFGSDLVTAKAGPTWKEEWDLQVRANLGLLRDASFEFWKKGEQGQLELGQYQGQALPAELLDKVLAGNARRWLGRCLEPR; encoded by the coding sequence TTGATTCGATCCGACACGCAAGGCCGCCGCGCGCTCGGGCTGTTCGCGGCCCTCGCGCCGCTCGTCATCGCGCTCTCCCCGGGCTGCACCTGCGCCGACGCACCCCCGAAAGCGGACGCGAGCGCGAGCGGGGACAAGGCCCCCATCGACGCGCACCTGCATTTGACCGGGACCGACGTCGTGCCCGATCTGCTCGCGGTGCTCGATCGCCGCGGCATCGGACGCGCGGTGGTGCTCTCCACCCCCGACGTGACGGCCGGCCGCGGGGGCCAGGGGCTCGATGGATACCGGGCCGGAAACGAGGCCGTGCTCCGGGCAGCGGCCGAAAACGCGGGGCGCTTCGTCCCGTTCGTGACCCTCGATCTCGCCCGCGACACGCCCGAATACCTCGATGATTTGCTGCGGCGCGGCGCCTGCGGGGTGAAGCTCTACGACGGCCACCACCTCTTCCACGAGCGGCGCCTCGATGACGCGGCGCACCGGCCGCTCTTCGCGATGATCGAGGCGCGCCGGGTGCCGCTCCTCCTTCACGTGAACACGGCCCGCTATCGCGACGAGCTCTCGGGGCTCCTCGGCGCATTCCCGAAGCTCGCCGCCGTGTGCGCGCACCTCTGCGGCAGCCGCACCGATCTCGACCGATTCGAGTCGATACGCGACGCGTTCCCCGACCTCCTCTTCGACACGAGCCACGGCTCGGCCGAGCCCGCCACGCAGGGCTTTGCATACCTCGAAAAGGAGCGAGCCCGCTTCCGCGCCATCCTCGAGAAGACCCCCGAGCGATTCCTCTTCGGCAGCGATCTCGTGACCGCGAAGGCGGGGCCCACCTGGAAAGAGGAGTGGGACCTGCAGGTCCGCGCAAACCTCGGGCTGCTCCGCGACGCGTCGTTCGAGTTCTGGAAGAAAGGCGAGCAGGGGCAGCTCGAGCTCGGCCAGTACCAGGGGCAGGCTTTGCCCGCGGAGCTGCTCGACAAGGTCCTCGCCGGCAATGCGCGGCGGTGGCTCGGGCGGTGCCTCGAGCCCCGCTGA
- a CDS encoding nuclear transport factor 2 family protein, translating into MGNDDRPEGKQGGGGLGARWRDALVRVYGPEREGAIDSLLAFYDEDLQFRDPTQELRGRDAFAKMNRQFLGSVRSVEVTVRDLIEGEGSFFMAWTMRVAARIGPTVTVQGVTHARTRGGKIFEQRDYFDLAGSVLGALPGVSAAYRFVVKKLV; encoded by the coding sequence ATGGGGAACGATGATCGGCCCGAGGGCAAGCAAGGCGGTGGTGGGCTCGGCGCGCGCTGGCGTGACGCTCTCGTGAGGGTCTATGGTCCGGAGCGTGAAGGCGCGATCGACAGCCTCCTCGCGTTCTACGACGAGGACCTGCAATTTCGCGATCCGACGCAAGAGCTGCGAGGGCGCGACGCCTTCGCCAAAATGAACCGCCAGTTTCTTGGCTCCGTCCGCTCGGTCGAGGTCACGGTGCGGGATCTGATCGAGGGGGAGGGGAGCTTCTTCATGGCGTGGACGATGCGCGTCGCGGCCCGCATCGGGCCGACCGTCACCGTCCAAGGCGTCACCCACGCGCGAACGCGCGGGGGAAAGATTTTCGAGCAGCGTGACTATTTCGATCTTGCCGGGAGTGTGCTTGGCGCGCTGCCCGGGGTGTCCGCGGCGTATCGGTTTGTGGTCAAAAAGCTCGTCTGA
- a CDS encoding protein kinase domain-containing protein, translating into MIARSTVGIPGQPARTNPLEAGPMPSIIGQRYRILGEIGRGGMGTVYRVEHIHTGEALALKVLHEQGPDKGEAMERFRREARAPALIRSEHVVRVTDADLAPELGGAPFFVMELLEGMDLEQRVDRQGPLPPEEVAEVFLQMSRALDRAHAVGLVHRDLKPANLFLARTDTRTTLKILDFGISKLRDAPAMRSVTFDGVLLGTPLYMAPEQATGNSQDASPATDIWAAGLIAFWLLTGRPYWKAVKLYDILREILVTPMPPATERAPELPEAFDDWFARSCHRTPSERFSSAGEQAAALARMLTGPRSRGALSRSGQVPASRRLIPDPNDDQPLPSTRGSRTRSEAKATAASSERRQVTVLHCAVGAASESGDDVDPEDIADVLNEHNDSLERTIEEAGPVVVRPMGEGQVVYFGLPAAGEDDALRAVATGLRIAEEAAAVEAGASRASDVRGWVRIGIHTGMVVVSEGNDGAPNIVGQAPALSLRLGQYAERNSVVISGETFRVVGDRFACERLDLPAQSGRNRLEAFRVEPESRSSVLGVPGGRRAARIVGRDLELDALTNRWAGVKTGAGHVTILLAEPGVGKSGLLRAFGASLQDEPHHWIECRCSPQTRNTPMQPIINGIARVAGISRSDPSEERRAKLERRFAQYALPSDAIALLSSLLAPSSHHPGLLNLSPERQRQKTLEVLLVLLQELTADKPLCFVVEDLHWADPSTLELLELLVQHGPSNGIFTLLTCRPEMRIPWPPGLHLTTLVLPKLPRGRVEEIILELTGGKPMPKEVLDQLVARTDGVPLFVEELTKAVLEANVLHDRGDHYELEGPLPPLTIPATLRESLTARLDNLGKAKRTAQLAATLGREFTYDVLSRVSPLDEASLQQDLAALVSRELVHQSGILPRARYTFKHTLVQEIAYESLLKNARKQHHRHIAEVLEESFPALAESQPEQLAHQWASAGVTDRAVGYLLRAAQKSMQRWANAEAIGQLSKALELLEAQTESTERARLELVVRTALGVPLMLTKGYAAAEVEQTYARAFELGKVAGERAELFPAVWGLWLFYLVRGRYKMALGLADQLSRLAEGSPDPSTRLCAHLACGNTRLMLGELERARIEFERCVALHDASTSRSLAYVYGQDPGMYCRGFLSWTLWLLGYPEQAVKMGEESISYGRAAAHPNSLGFALTLNAWLHRYRRDTAALETRTNELLQFAVAQRLQLWHWHGQMIQGLMQAGGSNADEVLRVASEARAGLDLLGQRAGNSHYDMEIVDALLTAGRREEALAVFKRVESFVQETEERSFLPELYRLDGELQLALSDDAAGAEVNFRLAVETAAHMGARSLGLRAGMSLARLLRARGDMEGARAALEPIIASFTEGLDSEDMRRAKALLEG; encoded by the coding sequence ATGATCGCGAGGTCCACCGTCGGGATCCCCGGGCAGCCGGCCCGGACGAACCCCCTCGAAGCGGGGCCGATGCCGTCCATCATCGGGCAGCGCTACCGAATCCTCGGCGAGATCGGTCGCGGTGGCATGGGCACGGTTTACCGCGTCGAGCACATCCACACGGGCGAGGCGCTCGCGCTCAAGGTCCTGCACGAGCAGGGCCCTGACAAGGGCGAGGCGATGGAGCGCTTCCGCCGCGAGGCGCGCGCGCCGGCCCTCATCCGCAGCGAGCACGTCGTGCGGGTGACCGACGCCGATCTCGCGCCGGAACTCGGCGGGGCGCCGTTCTTCGTGATGGAGCTGCTCGAAGGCATGGACCTCGAGCAGCGCGTCGATCGGCAGGGGCCGCTGCCTCCCGAGGAGGTCGCCGAGGTCTTCCTGCAGATGTCGAGGGCGCTCGATCGGGCCCACGCCGTCGGCCTCGTGCACCGCGATCTCAAGCCTGCCAATCTCTTTCTCGCCCGCACCGACACGAGGACCACGCTCAAGATCCTCGATTTCGGCATCTCCAAGCTGCGCGACGCGCCCGCGATGCGCTCGGTCACCTTCGACGGCGTCCTGCTCGGAACGCCGCTCTACATGGCCCCCGAGCAGGCGACGGGCAATAGCCAGGACGCGAGCCCCGCGACGGATATCTGGGCCGCGGGCCTCATCGCGTTCTGGCTGCTCACGGGTCGCCCGTATTGGAAGGCCGTCAAGCTCTACGACATCCTCCGCGAGATCCTCGTGACGCCCATGCCGCCTGCGACCGAGCGCGCGCCCGAGCTGCCGGAGGCCTTCGACGACTGGTTCGCGCGCTCGTGTCACCGCACGCCCTCCGAGCGCTTCTCCTCGGCCGGCGAGCAGGCCGCGGCGCTCGCGCGCATGCTCACCGGGCCGCGCTCGCGAGGCGCGCTCTCGCGCTCGGGGCAGGTGCCGGCGAGCCGCAGGCTCATCCCGGATCCGAACGACGATCAGCCCTTGCCGAGCACGCGGGGCTCGCGGACGAGGTCCGAGGCCAAGGCGACGGCCGCGTCGAGCGAGCGCCGGCAGGTCACCGTCCTGCACTGCGCGGTGGGCGCCGCGAGCGAGAGCGGCGACGACGTGGATCCGGAGGACATCGCCGACGTCCTCAACGAGCACAACGACTCGCTCGAGCGCACGATCGAGGAGGCCGGTCCGGTGGTGGTCCGCCCGATGGGCGAGGGCCAGGTCGTCTACTTCGGCCTGCCTGCCGCGGGCGAGGACGACGCGCTGCGCGCGGTCGCGACGGGGCTCCGCATCGCGGAGGAGGCGGCCGCGGTGGAGGCCGGGGCGAGCCGCGCGAGCGACGTGCGCGGCTGGGTCCGCATCGGCATTCACACGGGCATGGTCGTCGTGTCCGAGGGCAACGACGGCGCGCCCAATATCGTGGGCCAGGCGCCCGCGCTCTCGCTCAGGCTCGGTCAATATGCCGAGCGCAACTCGGTCGTCATCAGCGGCGAGACCTTCCGCGTGGTGGGCGACCGCTTCGCTTGCGAGCGGCTCGATCTGCCTGCGCAGTCGGGCAGAAACCGGCTCGAGGCGTTCCGCGTGGAGCCCGAGTCGCGCAGCTCGGTCCTCGGGGTTCCTGGCGGCAGGAGGGCGGCGCGCATCGTGGGCCGCGACCTCGAGCTCGACGCGCTCACGAACCGCTGGGCGGGCGTGAAGACGGGCGCCGGGCACGTGACCATCCTGCTCGCCGAGCCGGGCGTCGGGAAATCGGGCCTCTTGCGCGCGTTCGGGGCCTCGCTGCAGGACGAGCCGCACCACTGGATCGAGTGCAGGTGCTCGCCGCAGACCCGCAACACGCCAATGCAGCCGATCATCAACGGCATCGCGCGCGTCGCGGGCATCAGCCGCTCCGATCCGAGCGAGGAGCGGCGCGCCAAGCTCGAGCGGAGGTTCGCGCAGTACGCGCTGCCGTCGGACGCGATTGCGCTCCTGTCCTCGCTCCTCGCGCCCTCGTCGCACCACCCGGGCCTGCTCAACCTGAGCCCGGAGCGGCAGAGGCAGAAGACGCTCGAGGTGCTGCTCGTGCTTTTGCAAGAGCTGACCGCGGACAAGCCCCTGTGCTTCGTGGTCGAGGATCTGCATTGGGCCGATCCATCGACCCTCGAGCTGCTCGAGCTGCTCGTGCAGCACGGCCCGTCGAACGGCATCTTCACGCTGCTCACCTGCCGCCCGGAGATGCGCATTCCGTGGCCGCCGGGCCTGCACCTGACGACGCTCGTCTTGCCGAAGCTGCCGCGGGGGCGGGTCGAGGAGATCATCCTCGAGCTGACCGGGGGCAAGCCGATGCCGAAGGAGGTGCTCGATCAGCTCGTCGCGCGCACCGACGGCGTGCCGCTCTTCGTCGAGGAGCTGACCAAGGCCGTGCTCGAGGCGAACGTCTTGCACGACCGGGGCGACCATTACGAGCTCGAGGGCCCGCTGCCGCCGCTCACGATCCCGGCGACCTTGCGCGAATCGCTGACGGCGCGGCTCGACAACCTGGGCAAGGCCAAGCGCACCGCGCAGCTCGCGGCGACGCTCGGGCGCGAATTCACCTACGACGTGCTCTCGCGCGTCTCGCCCCTCGACGAGGCGTCGTTGCAGCAGGATCTCGCGGCGCTCGTGAGCCGCGAGCTGGTGCACCAGTCGGGCATCCTGCCGCGCGCCCGCTACACGTTCAAGCACACGCTCGTGCAGGAGATCGCCTACGAGTCGCTGCTGAAGAACGCGCGCAAGCAGCACCACCGGCACATCGCCGAGGTCCTCGAGGAGAGCTTCCCGGCCCTCGCCGAGTCGCAGCCCGAGCAGCTCGCGCACCAGTGGGCGTCGGCGGGCGTCACCGATCGCGCCGTGGGCTATCTCCTGCGCGCGGCGCAGAAGTCGATGCAGCGCTGGGCCAACGCCGAGGCGATCGGGCAGCTCTCGAAGGCGCTCGAGCTGCTCGAGGCGCAGACCGAGTCGACGGAGCGTGCGCGCCTCGAGCTGGTGGTGCGCACGGCGCTCGGCGTGCCGCTCATGCTGACCAAGGGCTACGCTGCGGCCGAGGTGGAGCAGACGTACGCGCGCGCGTTCGAGCTGGGCAAGGTCGCGGGCGAGCGCGCGGAGCTGTTCCCCGCGGTGTGGGGGCTGTGGCTGTTCTACCTGGTCCGCGGCCGCTACAAGATGGCGCTCGGGCTCGCCGATCAGCTGAGCCGCCTCGCCGAGGGCTCGCCCGATCCGAGCACGCGGCTATGCGCCCACCTCGCGTGCGGCAATACGCGGCTCATGCTCGGCGAGCTCGAGCGGGCGCGAATCGAGTTCGAGCGGTGCGTCGCGCTGCACGACGCTTCCACGAGCCGCTCGCTCGCGTACGTCTATGGCCAGGATCCGGGCATGTATTGCCGGGGCTTCCTGTCGTGGACGCTGTGGCTGCTCGGATACCCCGAGCAGGCCGTGAAGATGGGCGAGGAGTCGATCTCGTACGGCAGGGCGGCGGCGCACCCGAACAGCCTCGGATTCGCGCTCACCCTGAACGCCTGGCTGCACCGTTATCGCCGCGACACGGCCGCGCTCGAGACGCGGACGAACGAGCTATTGCAGTTCGCCGTCGCGCAGCGCCTGCAGCTCTGGCACTGGCACGGGCAGATGATCCAGGGGCTCATGCAAGCCGGCGGCAGCAACGCCGACGAGGTCTTGCGGGTCGCCTCCGAGGCGCGCGCGGGCCTCGATCTGCTCGGCCAGCGCGCGGGAAACTCCCATTACGACATGGAAATCGTCGACGCCCTGCTCACGGCGGGGCGGCGGGAGGAGGCGCTCGCGGTCTTCAAGCGGGTCGAGAGCTTCGTGCAGGAGACCGAGGAGCGGTCGTTCTTGCCCGAGCTCTACCGGCTGGATGGCGAGCTTCAGCTCGCGCTCTCGGACGACGCGGCGGGCGCCGAGGTGAATTTCAGGCTCGCGGTCGAGACGGCGGCGCACATGGGCGCGCGCTCGCTCGGCCTGCGCGCCGGGATGAGCCTCGCGCGGCTCTTGCGGGCGCGGGGCGACATGGAGGGGGCGCGCGCGGCGCTCGAGCCGATCATCGCGTCGTTCACGGAGGGGCTCGACTCGGAGGACATGCGCCGGGCGAAGGCGCTGCTCGAGGGCTAG
- a CDS encoding tetratricopeptide repeat protein: MNAWIRGALLIGALALVGTSACGGPDVATQHRERGDTHLANSEWQKAAEEYDQSLAADPKQEKTWEKKAYAHMQAGEMDKADAALLKTLDLKPDAGKKAEVYRNLAGMYMQKGNNEKAEGYFLEAVKIDPKDDTSLGWLGEMYSQRGGARDMKAPAQPDHLNKAIEYYDKMIAAKPELPTAYLNKRIAVNKLLENERQQKASADMEAQNAAGDKDKEAEAKAKSEKHQARMDELKKQFDELTQKLVEVQKNAPPPAPAAAPAKK; this comes from the coding sequence ATGAACGCATGGATACGAGGGGCGCTTCTCATCGGCGCGCTCGCCTTGGTGGGGACGAGCGCGTGTGGGGGGCCCGATGTGGCGACGCAGCACCGCGAGCGCGGTGACACGCACCTCGCCAACAGCGAGTGGCAGAAGGCCGCGGAGGAGTACGACCAGTCGCTCGCGGCCGATCCCAAGCAGGAGAAGACCTGGGAGAAGAAGGCCTACGCGCACATGCAAGCCGGCGAGATGGACAAGGCCGACGCGGCCCTGCTCAAGACGCTGGATTTGAAGCCCGACGCCGGCAAGAAGGCCGAGGTCTACAGAAACCTCGCCGGCATGTACATGCAGAAGGGCAACAACGAGAAGGCCGAGGGGTATTTTCTCGAGGCCGTCAAGATCGATCCGAAGGACGACACGTCCCTCGGCTGGCTTGGCGAGATGTACTCCCAGCGGGGCGGCGCGCGGGACATGAAGGCGCCGGCCCAGCCCGATCACCTGAACAAGGCGATCGAGTATTACGACAAGATGATCGCCGCCAAACCCGAGCTGCCCACGGCGTATCTGAACAAGCGCATCGCGGTGAACAAGCTCCTGGAGAACGAGCGCCAGCAGAAGGCCTCCGCCGACATGGAGGCGCAGAACGCCGCCGGCGACAAGGACAAGGAGGCCGAGGCCAAGGCCAAGTCCGAGAAGCACCAGGCGCGCATGGACGAGCTCAAAAAGCAGTTCGACGAGCTGACGCAAAAGCTCGTCGAGGTGCAGAAGAACGCGCCTCCCCCCGCTCCTGCGGCCGCGCCGGCGAAGAAGTGA